A genome region from Halomarina salina includes the following:
- a CDS encoding heavy-metal-associated domain-containing protein, with product MERRTIPVAGMSCNGCEENVKNALRNLEGVTRIEADHETDTVELVAEDDVADDDIEAAIENAGYDVTA from the coding sequence ATGGAGCGCAGAACTATCCCCGTCGCCGGTATGTCGTGCAACGGCTGCGAGGAGAACGTGAAAAACGCCCTTCGGAACCTCGAAGGAGTCACCCGGATCGAAGCCGACCACGAGACCGACACTGTCGAACTCGTCGCCGAGGACGATGTCGCGGACGACGACATTGAAGCCGCCATTGAAAACGCGGGCTACGACGTAACGGCCTGA